The Agromyces mangrovi genome contains a region encoding:
- a CDS encoding CoA-acylating methylmalonate-semialdehyde dehydrogenase, giving the protein MTPQADVPTGATVMGHWIDGHEIAGEGSRTGPVYDPALGVVQKEVRFGSAGDVDTAVQVARTAFASWSEVSVAKRQAVMFAFRELLNARRGELAEILTAEHGKVLSDAGGEIARGLEVVEFACGLGHLLKGEFSDNVSTGVDVYSLKQPLGVVGIISPFNFPAMVPLWFFPLAIAAGNTVVLKPSEKDPSAANWMAALLKEAGLPDGVFNVVHGDKEAVDALLTHEHVASISFVGSTPIARYVYETATSHGKRVQALGGAKNHMLVLPDADLDLVADSAVNAGFGSAGERCMAISVVLAVDSIADELVDKITERMSRLTTGDGRRGCDMGPLITSAHRDKVSGYLDVAAADGASVVVDGREATFDGASDGFWLGPTLIDKVPTSSTVYTDEIFGPVLSVVRVEGYEEGMELIERVPYGNGTAIFTNDGGAARRFQREVQVGMVGVNVPIPVPVAYHSFGGWKASLFGDAKAYGPHGVEFFTREKAVTSRWLDPSHGGLNLGFPQHD; this is encoded by the coding sequence ATGACCCCGCAGGCTGACGTGCCGACGGGTGCCACGGTGATGGGTCACTGGATCGACGGGCACGAGATCGCCGGCGAAGGGTCGCGCACCGGGCCGGTGTACGACCCCGCGCTGGGTGTCGTGCAGAAGGAGGTGCGCTTCGGGTCGGCCGGCGACGTCGACACGGCCGTGCAGGTCGCGCGCACCGCGTTCGCGAGCTGGAGCGAGGTGTCGGTCGCGAAGCGCCAGGCGGTCATGTTCGCGTTCCGCGAGCTGCTGAACGCACGCCGCGGCGAGCTCGCCGAGATCCTCACGGCCGAGCACGGCAAGGTGCTGTCGGATGCCGGCGGCGAGATCGCCCGCGGGCTCGAGGTCGTCGAGTTCGCCTGCGGCCTCGGCCACCTGCTGAAGGGCGAGTTCAGCGACAACGTGTCGACCGGCGTCGACGTGTACTCGCTCAAGCAGCCGCTCGGCGTGGTGGGCATCATCAGCCCGTTCAACTTCCCGGCGATGGTGCCGCTCTGGTTCTTCCCGCTCGCGATCGCGGCCGGCAACACGGTCGTGCTGAAGCCCAGCGAGAAGGACCCGTCAGCCGCGAACTGGATGGCCGCGCTGCTCAAGGAGGCCGGCCTGCCCGACGGGGTCTTCAACGTCGTGCACGGCGACAAGGAGGCCGTCGACGCGCTGCTCACGCACGAGCACGTCGCCTCGATCTCGTTCGTCGGCTCGACGCCGATCGCGCGCTACGTCTACGAGACGGCGACCTCGCACGGCAAGCGCGTGCAGGCGCTCGGCGGTGCGAAGAACCACATGCTCGTGCTGCCCGACGCCGACCTCGACCTCGTGGCCGACTCGGCCGTGAACGCGGGCTTCGGCTCGGCCGGCGAGCGCTGCATGGCGATCAGCGTCGTGCTCGCCGTCGACTCGATCGCCGACGAGCTGGTGGACAAGATCACCGAGCGGATGTCGCGCCTCACGACCGGCGACGGCCGGCGCGGCTGCGACATGGGCCCGCTCATCACGTCCGCGCACCGGGACAAGGTCTCGGGCTACCTCGACGTGGCGGCCGCCGACGGCGCCTCGGTCGTGGTCGACGGCCGAGAGGCGACGTTCGACGGAGCATCCGACGGCTTCTGGCTCGGGCCGACCCTCATCGACAAGGTGCCGACCTCGTCGACGGTGTACACCGACGAGATCTTCGGACCTGTGCTGTCGGTCGTGCGGGTCGAGGGGTACGAGGAGGGCATGGAGCTCATCGAGCGCGTGCCGTACGGCAACGGCACGGCGATCTTCACCAACGACGGCGGCGCCGCCCGGCGCTTCCAGCGCGAGGTGCAGGTCGGCATGGTCGGCGTGAACGTGCCGATCCCCGTGCCCGTGGCGTACCACTCGTTCGGCGGATGGAAGGCGTCGCTGTTCGGCGACGCGAAGGCGTACGGCCCGCACGGCGTGGAGTTCTTCACGCGCGAGAAGGCCGTCACCTCGCGCTGGCTCGACCCGAGCCACGGCGGGCTGAACCTGGGCTTCCCTCAGCACGACTGA
- a CDS encoding ABC transporter substrate-binding protein: MKHSTRRSLAAGAFALSAALVLAACSSSDDSGDTGSDAGGDELTEVKLQLQWLPQGQFAGYFAAVENGYFEEEGLEVEIIPSGGDIVPQDALANGDVDYAIAWVPKVLGSIEAGANLTNIAQIFQRSGTLQVSWADSDISSVADFEGKKIGSWGFGNEWEIFAAMAAEGLDSSTVEIITQDFNMNAFLQGDIDAAQAMTYNEYAQLLETPDPDTGELYTADDFNVISYQDTVGAMLQDAIWADTERLESDEEYQETTVAFLKAVIKGWEFARDNPEEASSITIAAGSGWGPSHELWMVNETNKLIWPAPAGIGVIDEAAWDQTVEGALSAVNEVGASPITTEPPSTAWTNEYIEQAIAELGDEVDTTGESFSPIEVELLEGGN, translated from the coding sequence ATGAAGCACAGCACTCGCCGCTCCCTTGCGGCCGGAGCGTTCGCCCTCTCAGCGGCGCTCGTCCTCGCAGCCTGTTCCTCGTCTGACGACTCCGGAGACACCGGATCGGACGCGGGCGGCGACGAGCTCACCGAGGTGAAGCTCCAGCTCCAGTGGCTCCCGCAGGGCCAGTTCGCCGGCTACTTCGCAGCGGTCGAGAACGGCTACTTCGAGGAGGAGGGCCTGGAGGTCGAGATCATCCCGTCCGGCGGCGACATCGTGCCGCAGGACGCCCTCGCCAACGGCGACGTCGACTACGCGATCGCCTGGGTGCCGAAGGTGCTCGGCTCGATCGAGGCCGGCGCCAACCTCACCAACATCGCGCAGATCTTCCAGCGCTCGGGCACCCTGCAGGTGTCGTGGGCCGATTCCGACATCTCGTCGGTGGCCGACTTCGAGGGCAAGAAGATCGGCTCGTGGGGCTTCGGCAACGAGTGGGAGATCTTCGCGGCCATGGCCGCCGAGGGCCTCGACTCGTCGACCGTCGAGATCATCACGCAGGACTTCAACATGAACGCCTTCCTGCAGGGTGACATCGACGCGGCCCAGGCGATGACCTACAACGAGTACGCGCAGCTGCTCGAGACGCCGGACCCCGACACGGGCGAGCTGTACACGGCCGACGACTTCAACGTCATCAGCTACCAGGACACCGTCGGCGCCATGCTGCAGGACGCGATCTGGGCCGACACCGAGCGGCTCGAGTCCGACGAGGAGTACCAGGAGACGACGGTCGCGTTCCTCAAGGCCGTCATCAAGGGCTGGGAGTTCGCGCGCGACAACCCCGAGGAGGCGTCGTCGATCACCATCGCCGCCGGTTCCGGCTGGGGCCCGAGCCACGAGCTGTGGATGGTCAACGAGACCAACAAGCTCATCTGGCCGGCGCCCGCGGGCATCGGCGTCATCGACGAGGCGGCCTGGGACCAGACCGTCGAGGGCGCGCTGAGCGCCGTCAACGAGGTCGGGGCCAGCCCCATCACCACCGAGCCGCCGTCCACGGCGTGGACGAACGAGTACATCGAGCAGGCCATCGCCGAGCTCGGTGACGAGGTCGACACGACGGGCGAGTCGTTCTCGCCGATCGAGGTCGAGCTCCTGGAGGGCGGCAACTAG
- a CDS encoding ABC transporter permease, with translation MTLATLSPRAETTVRIVAPVTVGLLVLGVWQFLVTVVGVSDYLLPSPASIVEELVAFWPSIVSATVITGTNALIGLVVGTVLGVGLAALAARWRAVDDMSAPIVAALAVIPIVALAPVLNSMFGADSQFGRQAIAALASFVPVFINTLRGFRQTLPVHRDLMRAYAASGGQVFRTVTLPTALPFVLTGIRIASSLAVISALVAEYFGGPRGGLGGLISTSAASSAYARAWAYVVASIALGLLFYLVTLGIERLVLRRIPTGGAR, from the coding sequence ATGACCCTCGCCACGCTGAGCCCGCGCGCCGAGACGACGGTGCGCATCGTCGCGCCGGTCACGGTGGGGCTCCTCGTGCTGGGTGTCTGGCAGTTCCTCGTCACCGTCGTCGGCGTCAGCGACTACCTGCTGCCGAGCCCGGCGTCGATCGTCGAGGAGCTCGTCGCGTTCTGGCCGTCGATCGTCTCGGCCACGGTGATCACCGGCACCAACGCGCTCATCGGACTCGTCGTCGGCACCGTGCTCGGCGTCGGCCTCGCGGCGCTCGCCGCGCGCTGGCGAGCGGTCGACGACATGTCCGCACCGATCGTCGCGGCGCTCGCCGTGATCCCGATCGTGGCGCTCGCGCCCGTGCTCAACTCGATGTTCGGCGCCGACAGCCAGTTCGGCCGGCAGGCGATCGCCGCGCTCGCGTCGTTCGTGCCCGTGTTCATCAACACCCTGCGCGGGTTCCGGCAGACCCTGCCCGTGCATCGCGACCTCATGCGCGCCTACGCCGCGAGTGGCGGCCAGGTCTTCCGCACGGTGACGCTGCCGACCGCGTTGCCGTTCGTGCTCACGGGCATCCGCATCGCCTCGTCCCTCGCGGTGATCTCCGCGCTCGTGGCCGAGTACTTCGGCGGCCCGCGCGGCGGCCTCGGCGGGCTCATCTCGACGTCGGCCGCGTCGAGCGCCTACGCCCGCGCGTGGGCGTACGTCGTGGCATCCATCGCCCTCGGCCTGCTCTTCTACCTCGTGACGCTCGGCATCGAGCGCCTCGTGCTGCGCCGCATCCCGACCGGAGGTGCGCGATGA
- a CDS encoding ABC transporter permease → MTGTLQEQQATDAAQAASAPDRAPAPGGRRRRSSGRQAARWVWGIAGIVLVGVVWELYKWLAPADGVVIGETRVLPRTTDLAMPHVWDMLARLFEPVTRAPGANVLWLEIALGALVTLGIAAAGWLVGVIVGIGLAIVMQRWRLAEWGLLPWIIISQTVPLIAFAPVVRSWGSRVEIGAFEWQDWMSVALIASYLAFFPIAVGALKGLQSPDRIHTELMKTYAAGYWQTLFRLRFPASVPYLLPALRLGAANAVIGAVVAEVSTGLQGGIGRLLIQFAGQASGDPAKAWAPIFGAIVLGLVAAGSIALLGVILQNYRRVEVTA, encoded by the coding sequence ATGACGGGAACCCTCCAGGAGCAGCAGGCGACGGATGCCGCCCAGGCGGCCTCCGCTCCCGACCGCGCGCCCGCGCCGGGCGGGCGTCGCCGTCGCTCGAGCGGGCGGCAGGCGGCGCGCTGGGTCTGGGGCATCGCCGGCATCGTGCTGGTGGGTGTCGTCTGGGAGCTGTACAAGTGGCTCGCCCCGGCCGACGGGGTCGTGATCGGCGAGACGCGCGTGCTGCCGCGCACGACCGACCTGGCCATGCCGCACGTGTGGGACATGCTCGCCCGGCTGTTCGAGCCCGTGACCCGCGCGCCCGGCGCGAACGTGCTCTGGCTCGAGATCGCGCTCGGCGCACTCGTCACGCTCGGCATCGCCGCGGCCGGCTGGCTCGTCGGCGTCATCGTCGGCATCGGCCTGGCGATCGTGATGCAGCGCTGGCGGCTCGCCGAGTGGGGCCTGCTGCCGTGGATCATCATCAGCCAGACCGTGCCGCTCATCGCGTTCGCGCCGGTCGTGCGCAGCTGGGGCTCGCGCGTCGAGATCGGCGCGTTCGAGTGGCAGGACTGGATGTCGGTCGCGCTCATCGCCAGCTACCTCGCGTTCTTCCCCATCGCCGTGGGTGCGCTGAAGGGCCTCCAGTCGCCCGACCGCATCCACACCGAGCTCATGAAGACGTACGCAGCGGGCTACTGGCAGACCCTGTTCCGGCTGCGCTTCCCGGCATCCGTGCCGTACCTGCTGCCTGCCCTGCGCCTGGGTGCCGCGAACGCCGTGATCGGCGCGGTCGTCGCCGAGGTGTCGACGGGCCTCCAAGGCGGCATCGGCCGTCTCCTCATCCAGTTCGCCGGGCAGGCGTCGGGCGACCCCGCGAAGGCGTGGGCCCCGATCTTCGGCGCCATCGTGCTCGGCCTCGTCGCCGCGGGCTCGATCGCGCTGCTCGGCGTCATCTTGCAGAACTACCGCCGCGTGGAGGTCACCGCATGA
- a CDS encoding TIGR03842 family LLM class F420-dependent oxidoreductase: MDFGAVLQTNPPSARAVQLSQLAEAHGFSTVWTFDSHLLWQEPYVIHSQILAETKRIKVGPFVTNPATRDWTVTASTFATLNEMYGNRTICGIGRGDSAVRVTNGKPVTMKELRESIHVIRELGNSREVEYKGSMLRFPWSVGSELEVWVAAYGPMALKLTGEVGDGFILQLADVDIAKWMIRTVRKAAEAAGRDPDAITFCVAAPFYIGDDWEHMRDQCRWFGGMVGNHVADIVAKYGTHGEVPEALTDYIAGRTGYDYNTHGRAENDHVDFVPDEIVDRFCLLGTADDHIAKLEELKAIGVDHFAGYLQHDNKEETLRVYGETVIPALSDHITAKA; encoded by the coding sequence ATGGACTTCGGAGCAGTACTCCAGACCAACCCGCCGTCGGCGCGCGCCGTGCAGCTCTCGCAACTCGCCGAGGCGCACGGCTTCAGCACGGTGTGGACGTTCGACTCGCACCTGCTCTGGCAGGAGCCGTACGTCATCCACTCGCAGATCCTCGCCGAGACGAAGCGCATCAAGGTCGGCCCGTTCGTGACGAACCCGGCCACGCGCGACTGGACCGTCACCGCGTCGACCTTCGCGACGCTCAACGAGATGTACGGCAACCGCACGATCTGCGGTATCGGCCGCGGCGACTCGGCGGTGCGCGTGACCAACGGCAAGCCCGTGACGATGAAGGAGTTGCGCGAGTCGATCCACGTGATCCGCGAGCTCGGCAACTCGCGCGAGGTCGAGTACAAGGGGTCGATGCTGCGGTTCCCGTGGTCGGTGGGCTCCGAGCTCGAGGTGTGGGTCGCCGCCTACGGACCGATGGCGCTGAAGCTCACGGGCGAGGTGGGCGACGGGTTCATCCTGCAGCTCGCCGACGTCGACATCGCGAAGTGGATGATCCGCACCGTGCGCAAGGCGGCCGAGGCCGCGGGCCGCGACCCCGACGCGATCACGTTCTGCGTGGCGGCGCCGTTCTACATCGGCGACGACTGGGAGCACATGCGCGACCAGTGCCGCTGGTTCGGCGGCATGGTCGGCAACCACGTGGCCGACATCGTCGCGAAGTACGGCACGCACGGCGAGGTGCCCGAGGCGCTCACCGACTACATCGCGGGGCGCACCGGCTACGACTACAACACGCACGGCCGCGCCGAGAACGACCACGTCGACTTCGTGCCCGACGAGATCGTCGACCGGTTCTGCCTGCTCGGCACCGCCGACGACCACATCGCCAAGCTCGAGGAGCTCAAGGCGATCGGCGTCGACCACTTCGCCGGCTACCTCCAGCACGACAACAAGGAGGAGACGCTGCGGGTCTACGGCGAGACCGTGATCCCCGCGCTCTCCGACCACATCACGGCGAAGGCATGA
- the hydA gene encoding dihydropyrimidinase, translating to MATTLITGGTVVSATGRANADVLVDGERIVAVLEPGSELLGTDLKSGVDTVIDATGKYVIPGGIDAHTHMELPFGGTAAIDTFETGTRAAAHGGTTSIVDFAVQRYGERVQDGLDAWHAKAAGECAIDYGFHQIVGGVDADAIEAMKTLPDQGVTSFKLFMAYPGVFYSDDAQVLKAMQVSRDTGMLTMMHAENGPAIDVLAEQLIEEGKTDPYFHGIARAWQMEEEATHRAIMLANLTGAPLYVVHVSAKQAVEQLAWARDKGQNVFGETCPQYLYLSLEEQLGASSDEWGKFEGAKWVCSTPLRSREEGHQDAMWQALRTNDLQMVSTDHCPFCMKDQKELGLGDFRKIPNGIGSIEHRMDLMYQGVVTGEITLERWVELTSTTPARMFGMYGQKGVIQPGADADIVVYDPNGHTSIGIDKTHHMAMDHSAWEGYEIDGHVDTVLSRGKVIVDDNAYLGAKGDGRFIKRGLTQYLV from the coding sequence ATGGCAACCACCCTCATCACCGGCGGCACGGTCGTCAGCGCGACCGGCCGGGCGAACGCCGACGTGCTCGTCGACGGCGAGCGCATCGTCGCCGTGCTCGAGCCCGGCAGCGAGCTGCTCGGCACCGACCTGAAGTCGGGCGTCGACACCGTGATCGACGCGACCGGCAAGTACGTGATCCCCGGCGGCATCGACGCCCACACCCACATGGAGCTGCCGTTCGGCGGCACCGCCGCGATCGACACGTTCGAGACCGGCACCCGCGCCGCGGCCCACGGCGGCACGACCTCGATCGTCGACTTCGCCGTGCAGCGCTACGGCGAGCGCGTGCAGGACGGCCTCGACGCGTGGCACGCGAAGGCCGCCGGCGAGTGCGCCATCGACTACGGCTTCCACCAGATCGTCGGCGGCGTCGACGCCGATGCGATCGAGGCGATGAAGACGCTGCCCGACCAGGGCGTGACGAGCTTCAAGCTGTTCATGGCCTACCCGGGCGTCTTCTACTCCGACGACGCGCAGGTGCTGAAGGCCATGCAGGTCAGCCGCGACACCGGCATGCTCACGATGATGCACGCCGAGAACGGCCCTGCCATCGACGTGCTCGCCGAGCAGCTGATCGAGGAGGGCAAGACCGACCCGTACTTCCATGGCATCGCCCGCGCCTGGCAGATGGAGGAGGAGGCGACGCACCGCGCGATCATGCTCGCGAACCTCACCGGCGCGCCGCTGTACGTCGTGCACGTCTCCGCCAAGCAGGCCGTCGAGCAGCTCGCCTGGGCGCGCGACAAGGGCCAGAACGTCTTCGGCGAGACCTGCCCGCAGTACCTCTACCTCTCGCTCGAGGAGCAGCTCGGCGCCTCCAGCGACGAGTGGGGGAAGTTCGAGGGCGCCAAGTGGGTGTGCTCGACGCCGCTGCGCTCGCGCGAGGAGGGCCACCAGGACGCCATGTGGCAGGCGCTGCGCACGAACGACCTGCAGATGGTCTCGACCGACCACTGCCCGTTCTGCATGAAGGACCAGAAGGAGCTCGGCCTCGGCGACTTCCGCAAGATCCCGAACGGCATCGGCTCGATCGAGCACCGCATGGACCTCATGTACCAGGGCGTCGTGACCGGCGAGATCACCCTCGAGCGCTGGGTCGAGCTCACGAGCACGACCCCGGCGCGCATGTTCGGCATGTATGGCCAGAAGGGCGTCATCCAGCCCGGCGCCGACGCCGACATCGTCGTCTACGACCCGAACGGGCACACCTCGATCGGCATCGACAAGACGCACCACATGGCGATGGACCACTCCGCCTGGGAGGGCTACGAGATCGACGGCCATGTCGACACGGTGCTCTCGCGCGGCAAGGTGATCGTCGACGACAACGCCTACCTCGGCGCCAAGGGCGACGGCCGCTTCATCAAGCGGGGACTCACCCAGTACCTCGTCTAG
- a CDS encoding nitrilase-related carbon-nitrogen hydrolase, protein MTIVRAAITQTTWTGDKDSMLDKHEQFARDAKEQGAQVICFQELFYGPYFGITEDVKYYDFAEPADGPIVQRFAALAKELGLVMVLPIYEEEQPGVYYNTAVVVDSDGTILGSYRKHHIPNLDKFWEKFYFRPGNLGYPVFQTAVGPIGVYICYDRHFPEGWRELGLNGAQIVFNPNATKPGLSNRLWEIEQPAAAAANGYFVAAPNRVGREDNEYGDLAVDFYGSSQFCDPQGNIVGEYGSAHDEEIVVRDLDMDMIRQVRNAWQFYRDRRPESYTSIPKP, encoded by the coding sequence ATGACGATCGTTCGAGCGGCGATCACGCAGACCACGTGGACCGGCGACAAGGACTCGATGCTCGACAAGCACGAGCAGTTCGCCCGCGACGCCAAGGAGCAGGGCGCCCAGGTGATCTGCTTCCAGGAGCTGTTCTACGGCCCCTACTTCGGCATCACCGAGGACGTGAAGTACTACGACTTCGCCGAGCCGGCCGACGGCCCGATCGTGCAGCGCTTCGCGGCGCTCGCGAAGGAGCTCGGCCTGGTGATGGTGCTCCCGATCTACGAGGAGGAGCAGCCCGGGGTGTACTACAACACCGCGGTCGTGGTCGACAGCGACGGAACCATCCTCGGCTCGTACCGCAAGCACCACATCCCGAACCTCGACAAGTTCTGGGAGAAGTTCTACTTCCGCCCCGGCAACCTCGGCTACCCGGTCTTCCAGACCGCGGTCGGGCCGATCGGCGTGTACATCTGCTACGACCGGCACTTCCCCGAGGGCTGGCGCGAGCTGGGCCTGAACGGCGCGCAGATCGTGTTCAACCCGAACGCGACCAAGCCCGGCCTGTCGAACCGCCTGTGGGAGATCGAGCAGCCCGCCGCCGCGGCCGCCAACGGGTACTTCGTCGCCGCGCCCAACCGCGTCGGCCGCGAGGACAACGAGTACGGCGACCTCGCCGTCGACTTCTACGGCTCGAGCCAGTTCTGCGACCCGCAGGGCAACATCGTCGGCGAGTACGGCTCGGCCCACGACGAGGAGATCGTCGTGCGCGACCTCGACATGGACATGATCCGCCAGGTGCGCAACGCCTGGCAGTTCTACCGCGACCGGCGCCCCGAGTCGTACACGTCGATCCCGAAGCCCTGA